The following are encoded in a window of Carya illinoinensis cultivar Pawnee chromosome 15, C.illinoinensisPawnee_v1, whole genome shotgun sequence genomic DNA:
- the LOC122296749 gene encoding uncharacterized protein LOC122296749, with the protein SIKMTIPSFQGRTDPEVYLEWEKKIDLVFDCHNYSEEKKVKLAVIEFTDYAIIWWDQLVTTRRRNHERPIETWGELKALMRRRFVPSHYYRDLYQKLQNLTQGSRSVEDYHKEMEVAMIRANVEEDREATMARFLSGLNRDIANVVELQHYVEIEDMVHMAMKVERQLKRKGTARYTSVPSTTWKSKWDRNDSTEAKRKIEPPKGKVEGPSSKAKVESQPSRNRDIKCFKCLGSGHIASQCPNRRVMIMRDNGEVMTESEDDRDGVPELVDASDDEGVIYAVSESLVARRALNTHIKVDDAEQQRENIFHTRCHVNSKVCSMIIDGGSCTNVASTTLVEKLNLPTLKHSRPYKLQWLNDCGEVRVDRQVLVPFSIGRYQDEVLCDVVPMHAGHILLGRPWQYDRREFDDVFPEEMPNELPPIRGIEHQIDFVPGAAIPNRPAYRSNPEETKELQRQVEDLMSKGYVRESMSPCAVPVLLVPKKDGTWRIVVFLGYVVSTKGIEVDEEKVKAIKEWPTPKSITEVRSFHGLASFYRRFVKDFSTIAAPLTEVIKKNVGFHWGATQENAFATIKERLCSAPVLALPDFNKAFEIECDASGIGIGAVLMQDRRPIAFFSEKLSGASLKYPTYDKELYALIRALETWQHYLWPREFVIHTDHESLKHLKGQGKLNKRHARWMEYIETFPYVICYKQGKENIVADALSRRYHEGYLFKENKLCVPGCSMRELLVREAHGGGLMGHFGVKKTLDILHEHFFWPKMKRDVTRICGRCITCRKAKSKVLPHGLYTPLPVPSEPWVDISMDFVLGLPRTKRGRDSIFVVVDRFSKMAHFIPCHKTDDATNIADLFFREIVRLHGVPRSIVSDRDVKFLSYFWKVLWGKLGTKLLFSTTCHPQTDGQTEVVNRTLTQLLRTVVHKNLKTWEDCLPFIEFAYNRTMHTTTSYSPFAIVYGFNPLTPLDLMPLPVDGRNWVWVHMRKERFPAHRRTKLHPRGDGPFQILEKINDNAYKVDLPGEYNVSATFNVSDLSPFDVGEDSRSNPFEERGNDGNQGRPTLKDPLQVPDGPITRSRAKKIKEAMQGLLCSKNSLVPARVEERVAKGVFFKERESRKLWKLEKAGA; encoded by the exons agcatcaaaatgacaataccatctttccaaggtagaactgacccagaggtttatctagagtgggagaaaaaaatagatttggtatttgattgtcataattactctgaggagaagaaagtaaagttggcagtaattgaattcactgattatgctattatttggtgggatcaattagtgaccactaggagaaggaatcatgagaggcctatagagacatggggagagttgaaagctctcatgaggcggagatttgtacctagtcactactatagggacctttatcaaaagctccaaaatcttacacaggggtctaggagtgtggaggattaccataaggagatggaggtggctatgattcgggctaatgtagaggaggaccgggaggccaccatggctagatttttgagtggtttgaatagagatatagccaatgtagttgaattgcaacattatgtggagatagaggacatggtgcacatggctatgaaggtggagaggcaattaaagagaaaagggacagcaaggtacacttcggttcctagcactacttggaaatcaaagtgggataggaatgattctactgaagcaaagagaaagatcgaaccacctaagggcaaagttgagggacctagcagcaaagccaaggtagaatctcaaccttcaaggaatagagatattaaatgttttaagtgtttgggttcagggcacattgcttctcaatgtccaaataggcgagtgatgattatgcgtgacaatggggaggtgatgactgagagtgaggatgatcgtgatggagtgcccgagttagttgatgctagtgatgacgaaggagtgatatatgctgtgagtgagtctcttgttgctaggcgtgctctcaacacacacataaaggtggatgatgccgagcaacagagagagaacattttccatactagatgtcacgtcaacagcaaagtatgtagtatgattattgatggagggagttgtactaatgtggctagcactactttggttgagaaattgaatttaccaaccttaaaacactctagaccatacaaattgcagtggttgaatgattgtggggaagttagggtggatagacaagtgttagttcctttttcaattggaaggtatcaggatgaggtgctttgtgatgttgtgcctatgcatgctggccatattttgttggggaggccgtggcaatatgataggagg gagtttgatgatgtattcccagaggagatgcctaatgagttgccacccattagaggcattgagcatcagattgattttgtacctggagctgctattccaaaccgaccagcctataggagtaatccagaggagacaaaggaacttcagaggcaagttgaggacttgatgagcaaggggtacgtgagggagagcatgagcccatgtgcagtaccagtgctattagtgccaaagaaggatgggacgtggagaat agttgtttttcttggatatgttgttagtacaaagggtattgaggtggatgaagagaaagtcaaggccatcaaggagtggccaacgccaaagagtatcactgaggtaagaagctttcatggtttagctagcttttatcggcgttttgttaaagattttagcaccattgctgcaccactcactgaagtcattaaaaagaatgttgggtttcattggggggctactcaagagaatgcttttgccaccattaaagaaaggttgtgctctgcacctgtgctagcattacctgattttaacaaagcttttgagattgaatgtgatgcctcaggtatagggattggagctgttttgatgcaggataggcggcccatagctttcttcagtgaaaagttaagtggggcctcactcaagtaccctacttatgacaaagagctttatgctcttattcgtgcattggagacttggcagcactacctatggcctagggaatttgtgatccacaccgatcatgaatcattaaagcatctcaagggtcaaggtaagttgaataaaaggcatgctcgttggatggaatacattgagacatttccatatgtcatctgttacaagcaaggtaaggagaacattgttgctgatgctttatctcgaaggtat catgagggttacttgtttaaagaaaacaaactttgtgtgccaGGTTGTTCCatgcgtgaattactagtgcgtgaggcacatggtggtggattaatgggacactttggtgtcaagaagactttggatattttgcatgaacatttcttttggcctaagatgaagagagatgtcactcgcatttgtggcaggtgcattacatgtaggaaggccaaatctaaagtgttgccacatgggttgtatacacccttacccgttcctagtgaaccatgggtcgacatatctatggactttgttttggggctacctaggaccaaaaggggtagagattctatttttgtggttgtggatagatttagtaaaatggcacatttcattccatgccataaaacagatgatgccacaaacatagctgacttgtttttcagggagatagtgcgactccatggtgttcccaggagtattgtttctgatagggatgttaaattccttagctacttttggaaggtgttgtgggggaaattgggtaccaagctcttattttccactacttgtcatccgcagactgatggtcaaactgaagtagttaataggaccttaactcagcttttacgcactgttgttcataagaatttaaaaacttgggaggattgtttgccattcatagagtttgcatataataggaccatgcatactactacttcatattctccttttgcaattgtttatggattcaatccgcttacccctttagatttgatgcctttaccggttgatggcagga attgggtttgggttcacatgcgcaaagaaagattcccagctcatcggaggactaagttgcatcctcgaggagatggacctttccaaatccttgagaaaattaatgacaatgcctataaagtggatctcccaggtgagtataatgtgtctgctactttcaatgtttctgatctttctccttttgacgtaggtgaagattcgaggtcgaatccttttgaggagagggggaatgatgggaaccaaggcaggcctactcttaaagatcctttgcaagttccagatgggccaattacaagatcgagagccaagaagatcaaggaagcaatgcaaggatta CTTTGCAGCAAGAACTCTCTTGTACCTGCGAGGGTGGAAGAAAGGGTGGCAAAGGGTGTTTTCTTCAAGGAACGGGAAAGCAGGAAGCTTTGGAAGTTAGAGAAAGCAGGAGCTTGA